A DNA window from Vagococcus penaei contains the following coding sequences:
- a CDS encoding methylglyoxal synthase: MKVALIAHDKKKKEMIILAQKYESVLKKLELFATGTTGTQIMEHTDLSVHRFKSGPLGGDQQIGARVSEREMDMVIFLRDPLTAQPHEPDVNALIRLCDVYEIPLATNRSTAILLIKELASLLGED, from the coding sequence ATGAAAGTTGCATTAATTGCACATGATAAAAAGAAAAAAGAAATGATTATTTTAGCTCAGAAATATGAGTCAGTATTAAAAAAATTAGAGTTGTTTGCGACTGGCACAACAGGAACGCAAATTATGGAGCACACAGATTTAAGTGTGCATCGTTTTAAATCAGGTCCACTTGGTGGTGACCAACAAATTGGAGCACGTGTATCTGAGCGTGAGATGGACATGGTAATTTTTTTAAGAGATCCTCTAACAGCACAGCCACATGAGCCAGATGTAAATGCTTTGATTCGTTTATGTGATGTCTATGAAATACCGTTAGCAACTAATCGTAGTACGGCAATTTTATTAATAAAAGAGCTTGCTTCATTATTAGGTGAGGACTAA
- a CDS encoding ABC transporter ATP-binding protein: MPNYVTRYLHFLTNYKLAMILAMGLGLVNGTILVLSTLYIGKAIDTMAQQHHVAFNQLSTILILLLIMTLANSFSQLMIQRLGNRVAYLSTAKFRQATFTHVNKLPIRYFDQHSHGDIMSRFSNDLDLISDATLTIFNSIFSGLTIILISFIAMLFLSPVLTGVVLLSTILMALTNWLIAKYSQQSFADQQQKVGEITGYISEVIPQQKLIKAYRHEAEVETTFNQLNQQLKKIGQRAQFISSLTNPLSRFIDHLGYVAIGSIGGLLILANSATMSVGIISSFILYSGQFSKPLIELSGMMTQIQSALAGLKRIDQLFNEQPEINTGQQTLENCIGEVDFQHVSFSYQAERPLITDFNLSVKPGQTVAIVGKTGAGKSTLVNLLLRFYDCDSGDILLDGVSIYQLPKDVLRQQFGMVLQDTWLFHGTLRENLTLGNPSATEHLIQKSCEDASIEHFIKSLPDGLDTIIGEGNLSLSDGQEQLLTIARTMISQPNMLILDEATSSIDSLTDELIQSALAKLMTGRTSFIIAHRLTTIKNADLIIVMDQGQVVETGTHDNLLKKQNGFYQQLYQAQFTK, encoded by the coding sequence ATGCCAAATTATGTGACACGCTATTTACATTTCTTAACCAATTATAAGTTAGCTATGATTTTAGCGATGGGGTTAGGTCTCGTTAACGGAACCATCCTCGTCTTATCAACGCTCTATATTGGGAAAGCAATTGACACCATGGCACAACAACATCATGTAGCGTTCAATCAGCTGAGTACCATCCTGATTCTATTACTAATAATGACCTTAGCAAATAGCTTCTCGCAATTAATGATCCAACGTCTAGGAAATCGCGTAGCTTACTTATCCACAGCTAAATTCCGCCAGGCGACTTTTACACATGTGAATAAGTTACCGATTCGTTATTTTGATCAACACTCACATGGGGATATTATGAGTCGTTTTAGTAATGATTTAGATTTAATTTCGGATGCTACGCTAACAATTTTTAACAGTATCTTCTCTGGTCTGACCATCATTCTGATTTCTTTCATTGCGATGCTCTTTTTAAGTCCTGTACTGACAGGTGTTGTTCTGCTATCGACTATCTTAATGGCCTTAACTAATTGGCTAATTGCAAAATATAGCCAACAGTCATTTGCTGATCAGCAACAAAAAGTAGGCGAAATAACTGGCTACATTTCAGAAGTCATTCCCCAACAAAAGCTAATCAAAGCCTATCGTCATGAAGCAGAAGTTGAAACAACATTCAATCAACTAAACCAACAACTAAAAAAAATTGGGCAACGAGCTCAATTTATCTCATCATTGACTAATCCACTCTCACGCTTTATTGATCACTTAGGGTACGTTGCCATTGGGAGTATTGGTGGTCTACTGATTTTAGCCAATTCAGCGACAATGTCTGTTGGTATTATCTCTAGTTTTATTTTATATTCAGGCCAATTTTCTAAACCGTTAATTGAATTGTCTGGAATGATGACTCAAATTCAATCCGCACTCGCTGGTTTAAAACGTATTGATCAACTCTTTAATGAACAACCAGAAATTAATACAGGACAACAAACATTAGAGAATTGTATAGGGGAAGTTGACTTTCAACATGTTTCTTTTAGCTATCAAGCAGAGAGACCCTTAATTACTGACTTTAATTTATCAGTTAAACCAGGACAAACCGTTGCGATTGTCGGAAAAACTGGAGCTGGGAAATCAACGCTAGTTAATCTGTTACTTCGCTTTTACGATTGTGATTCTGGCGATATTTTATTAGATGGTGTGTCCATTTATCAGCTTCCAAAAGATGTACTTCGACAACAATTTGGGATGGTCTTACAAGATACTTGGTTATTCCATGGGACCCTTCGTGAGAATTTAACATTAGGTAATCCTTCGGCAACTGAGCACTTAATCCAGAAATCTTGCGAGGATGCTTCTATTGAGCACTTTATAAAATCCTTACCAGATGGCCTGGACACTATTATTGGTGAAGGAAACTTATCCTTATCTGATGGACAAGAACAACTACTAACAATTGCTCGAACAATGATTAGTCAACCAAATATGTTAATTTTAGATGAAGCGACTAGCTCGATTGACTCGTTAACCGATGAATTAATTCAATCCGCTTTGGCCAAACTAATGACTGGGCGTACTAGCTTTATTATTGCCCATCGTTTAACGACAATTAAAAATGCAGATTTGATTATTGTCATGGATCAAGGACAAGTTGTTGAGACAGGTACACACGATAACTTACTAAAAAAACAAAACGGATTTTATCAACAATTATATCAAGCACAATTTACAAAATAA
- a CDS encoding YjjG family noncanonical pyrimidine nucleotidase, whose product MKKYNYLIFDLDNTLLDFSLSETYALKKIFTKYGVIYNDETVARYKEINHGLWKKLEEGTIKKETLLNTRFKLFFETQGVAVDGAQADDTYRRFLEERADSIEDAHIVLQTLKDQGYIILAGTNGIGRTQRARLENNLMMNYFTELFISEEVGFEKPDVRFFDYIFNQMGITDLSSVVMIGDSLSSDILGANRSGIDAIWFNPGYNYNEMTNLSCSEINKLKELLDAV is encoded by the coding sequence TTGAAGAAATATAATTATTTAATTTTTGATTTAGACAATACTCTATTAGACTTTAGTTTATCTGAAACCTATGCACTAAAAAAAATTTTTACAAAATATGGAGTCATCTATAATGATGAGACGGTTGCTCGTTATAAAGAAATCAACCACGGATTATGGAAAAAGCTTGAAGAAGGTACAATAAAAAAAGAAACATTGCTTAATACGCGATTTAAACTATTTTTTGAGACGCAAGGTGTTGCTGTAGATGGAGCACAAGCTGATGATACATATCGTCGTTTCTTAGAAGAGCGGGCAGATAGTATAGAAGATGCTCATATTGTGTTACAAACACTAAAGGACCAAGGTTATATAATATTGGCAGGAACGAATGGGATTGGTCGTACTCAGCGAGCTCGACTAGAGAACAATCTGATGATGAATTATTTCACAGAATTATTTATTTCAGAAGAAGTTGGCTTTGAAAAGCCTGATGTTCGTTTTTTTGACTATATTTTTAATCAAATGGGAATCACTGATTTATCAAGTGTTGTAATGATAGGTGACAGTTTATCTTCTGATATTTTAGGAGCAAACCGGTCAGGAATTGACGCAATTTGGTTTAATCCTGGGTATAACTACAACGAAATGACAAATTTGTCATGTTCAGAAATTAACAAACTAAAGGAATTGTTAGATGCGGTCTAA